One stretch of Chryseobacterium indologenes DNA includes these proteins:
- a CDS encoding DUF4920 domain-containing protein, producing MKFKAILFAVAVSASTLALAQETSQKKFSPPAGNALLGDTYGAGVAANTESKAITVDKLGKKLKKENKKLENVAIKGKVTDVCEKKGCWLTIQTDDNSQFFVKMKDYAFFVPTALKGKNVVLEGNAERKVISVDEQKHYAEDAKKPQSEIDAITQPKEEIRFLASGIKVVK from the coding sequence ATGAAATTTAAAGCTATTCTATTTGCTGTTGCTGTTAGTGCTTCTACGCTGGCGTTGGCACAAGAGACTTCACAAAAGAAATTTTCACCTCCTGCCGGAAATGCCTTGTTAGGTGATACTTATGGAGCTGGGGTTGCTGCCAATACAGAATCAAAAGCGATTACGGTAGACAAACTGGGAAAGAAACTTAAAAAAGAAAATAAAAAACTGGAAAATGTAGCCATCAAAGGAAAGGTAACCGATGTCTGTGAGAAAAAAGGATGTTGGTTAACGATTCAAACTGATGATAACTCGCAGTTTTTTGTAAAAATGAAAGATTATGCCTTCTTTGTGCCTACTGCTTTAAAAGGTAAAAATGTAGTTTTAGAAGGAAATGCTGAAAGAAAAGTAATTTCTGTAGATGAGCAGAAACATTATGCTGAAGATGCTAAGAAACCTCAATCTGAAATTGATGCTATAACACAGCCTAAAGAAGAAATCAGATTCCTGGCAAGCGGAATTAAAGTGGTAAAATAA